In Helianthus annuus cultivar XRQ/B chromosome 3, HanXRQr2.0-SUNRISE, whole genome shotgun sequence, a single window of DNA contains:
- the LOC110930244 gene encoding putative RING-H2 finger protein ATL21A, producing the protein MPMPMAKKKTLALSLFFFFIFFKSISGTDDCTPASCTPTGPQVRFPFRLRHRQPDRCGFSGFDLSCNKKNQTVLHLPSSRSFIVKSISYALQVINIDPDFCSPQGLTGLNLTDTPFDFSMVERYTFYNCSLQNIGFTFQSVPMLPFPCLGSANHSVFAVRTVWIPFGDIPASCEDITTISVPTRRFVDFRNELTLLWFAPYCRPCELDGRTCGLKGDGEETVCFGSSSHGIPRSAKYGLSIGIGVPALVCIIGLVCYACKARSYNHSQRHNIDLFSIAITPQPPSTTGLDGPTIESYPKTILGESCRLPKVDDGTCAICLSDYQPKEVVRSIPECNHYFHADCIDEWLKLNATCPVCRKSPESSSLVTPCSSMSSNSSQTTNEG; encoded by the exons ATGCCTATGCCTATGGCGAAGAAGAAAACCCTAGCTCTAtcacttttcttcttcttcatcttcttcaaatcCATCTCCGGCACCGACGACTGCACTCCGGCCTCCTGTACCCCTACCGGCCCTCAGGTCCGCTTCCCGTTCCGTCTCCGTCACCGGCAACCGGATCGATGCGGTTTCTCTGGTTTCGATCTATCCtgtaacaaaaaaaatcaaacagTTCTTCACCTTCCGTCTTCTAGATCATTCATCGTCAAAAGTATTTCCTACGCTTTACAG GTGATCAACATAGATCCAGATTTCTGTTCACCGCAGGGACTCACCGGTTTAAATTTAACCGACACACCGTTCGATTTCAGTATGGTAGAGAGATACACTTTCTACAACTGCTCGTTGCAGAATATAGGTTTTACGTTCCAGAGTGTGCCGATGCTTCCGTTTCCTTGCTTAGGAAGTGCGAATCACTCGGTGTTTGCTGTGCGGACGGTGTGGATTCCGTTTGGAGATATTCCGGCGAGTTGCGAGGATATTACGACGATTTCGGTGCCAACGAGGCGGTTTGTTGATTTCAGGAATGAGTTGACGTTGTTGTGGTTTGCGCCGTATTGTAGACCGTGTGAACTTGATGGGAGAACTTGTGGATTGAAGGGTGATGGAGAAGAGACTGTTTGCTTTGGTTCTTCTTCTCATG GTATTCCGAGGAGTGCCAAATATGGGCTAAGCATAGGAATTGGTGTACCTGCACTTGTATGCATCATTGGGCTCGTATGCTACGCGTGCAAGGCAAGGAGCTATAACCACAGTCAACGTCATAACATTGACCTTTTTTCTATAGCAATCACTCCACAACCACCTTCAACAACCGGCCTTGATGGGCCCACAATAGAGTCCTACCCAAAAACTATATTGGGAGAGAGTTGTAGATTACCCAAAGTTGACGATGGCACTTGCGCGATATGCCTTTCAGATTACCAGCCCAAAGAGGTAGTAAGGAGCATCCCGGAGTGTAATCACTATTTTCATGCGGATTGTATAGACGAGTGGCTCAAATTAAATGCTACTTGTCCCGTGTGCCGGAAGTCACCTGAAAGTTCATCTCTCGTTACACCATGCTCTTCCATGTCATCGAATTCATCACAAACGACCAATGAAGGGTAG